Proteins encoded by one window of Flexibacter flexilis DSM 6793:
- a CDS encoding flippase — MQDKLKQLWLKLRNSDTIFQTVLGYSLRMAGIFLSFIFTKVVIAVYGIDTWGRFSLSFTYLFLLTVLTKAGFDMALMRFASQWQHKDLRVLRGIYIQSLRFVLPIGLFLSLSLFFCADTLAFWLKKPEMSSDFRWVSLGILPFSLITVHSEGLRGLHQVTFYNFAQTVGNFLITLLLLPIFYYFLGNETQPINIFVLGITLVSLLTAWQWLKSIEIREKAVHYFKFSQIKEVAMPMFLSNIIFVAMGYLDVFILGFYSPEAEIGGYSVASKLSNVLTIPLFAVSGFVAPKITAFYNQHQIKELQQLLLNSSKIVAVTIIPIFIFIAAFPMFLLGLLGINDSQSAEVMIIIAMGYCFNALAGSTDITLQMTGNEKVFRNIAMFSIAINLILNFILIPIYGTIGAAYSNLVTVVLWNLLSIVYARKKVGVDTSFIGYYIHNLIK, encoded by the coding sequence ATGCAAGATAAATTAAAGCAATTGTGGTTAAAACTCAGGAACTCTGATACGATATTCCAAACGGTTTTGGGCTATAGTTTGCGTATGGCAGGCATATTTTTGAGTTTTATTTTTACCAAAGTTGTTATTGCTGTTTATGGAATAGATACTTGGGGACGGTTTTCCTTGTCGTTTACATATCTTTTTTTGCTAACAGTGCTTACAAAGGCAGGATTTGATATGGCTCTCATGCGTTTTGCTTCGCAATGGCAGCATAAGGATTTACGTGTTTTGAGAGGTATTTATATCCAAAGTTTACGTTTTGTTTTGCCTATAGGTTTGTTTCTTTCTTTGAGTTTATTTTTTTGTGCAGATACGCTGGCTTTTTGGCTAAAAAAACCTGAAATGAGCAGTGATTTTCGCTGGGTTTCGTTGGGTATTTTACCATTTTCATTGATTACTGTTCATTCTGAAGGTCTTCGCGGATTGCACCAAGTTACGTTTTATAATTTTGCCCAAACCGTTGGTAATTTCCTGATTACGTTGCTTTTATTGCCTATTTTTTATTATTTTTTAGGAAACGAAACGCAGCCAATAAATATTTTTGTATTAGGCATAACTCTTGTTAGTTTACTAACGGCTTGGCAATGGCTAAAGAGCATAGAAATACGCGAAAAAGCAGTTCATTATTTTAAGTTTTCGCAAATTAAGGAAGTTGCAATGCCCATGTTTTTAAGCAATATTATTTTTGTTGCAATGGGGTATTTAGATGTATTTATCCTTGGTTTTTATTCTCCGGAAGCTGAAATAGGAGGGTATAGTGTTGCTTCTAAATTATCAAATGTTCTTACGATTCCTTTGTTTGCTGTAAGTGGTTTTGTTGCGCCTAAAATTACAGCTTTTTATAACCAGCATCAAATAAAAGAACTCCAACAATTGCTTCTAAATTCATCTAAAATAGTAGCAGTTACTATTATTCCTATTTTTATTTTTATCGCTGCTTTTCCTATGTTTTTATTGGGCTTATTAGGAATAAATGACTCACAAAGTGCAGAAGTGATGATTATTATTGCAATGGGTTATTGTTTTAATGCGTTGGCTGGCTCTACGGATATTACGCTACAAATGACTGGAAATGAAAAGGTGTTTAGAAATATAGCCATGTTTTCTATTGCTATTAACTTGATTTTAAATTTTATCCTTATTCCTATTTATGGGACAATTGGCGCGGCGTACTCTAACTTAGTAACGGTTGTACTTTGGAATTTATTAAGTATTGTTTACGCGCGCAAGAAAGTAGGTGTAGATACGTCATTTATAGGATATTACATACATAATTTAATTAAGTAG
- a CDS encoding SoxR reducing system RseC family protein — MDNNTPKQKKVYMQPNQYLGGSMRIEPGIRTKKYQLPTQLFISMGMKSAITKYWWAFGVPLAMMLVAAFFGLNVFLWTAAAAVLLTVIYILFWWIQFYGATQLPQSKPMFEKLVYEFKNDHVLIKKSAESQEAMVLNWEQILAVEKTPDAYILRMEKFQFLHLPYTIFLSDRDLKLVETLFRRKKVLPEA; from the coding sequence ATGGATAATAATACTCCCAAACAGAAAAAAGTATATATGCAACCCAATCAGTATTTGGGTGGCTCAATGCGCATAGAACCAGGCATTCGTACAAAAAAATATCAATTACCAACACAGCTTTTTATTTCGATGGGCATGAAAAGTGCCATTACTAAATATTGGTGGGCATTTGGCGTGCCATTGGCCATGATGTTGGTTGCTGCGTTTTTTGGATTAAATGTCTTTTTATGGACTGCCGCAGCCGCTGTTTTACTGACGGTTATATACATTCTTTTCTGGTGGATTCAGTTTTATGGCGCAACACAATTGCCGCAAAGTAAACCCATGTTTGAAAAGTTGGTTTATGAATTCAAAAATGACCATGTTCTAATTAAAAAAAGTGCAGAATCGCAGGAAGCAATGGTGTTGAATTGGGAACAAATTTTAGCTGTAGAAAAAACACCAGATGCGTATATTTTACGCATGGAAAAATTTCAGTTTTTACATTTGCCTTATACTATTTTTCTTTCTGACCGTGATTTGAAACTGGTAGAAACGCTTTTCCGTAGAAAAAAAGTATTACCTGAAGCCTAA